The proteins below come from a single Iocasia fonsfrigidae genomic window:
- a CDS encoding alpha/beta hydrolase family protein gives MKRLVLFGLLISIVLMVIFCSTGNVSSTMEKGDISNSRGEHLEYYLGKKSDKELSNKLLVMIQGSGRESIRESFGMGAEGATLGYDVLYMEKYAFDNEEMYNKTNCRERRIGDIELVINHVINNVYDNNLKEVLILANSEGGSIAPEIAYDIEGVTHMIIMGAGGYSQAKEFETLVNKEINDDQERTFGKAGIKDLQELNAKFREITSNPTYDKFWLGHTYKYWNTFLNYKPDIYLDKLDIPVLYIIGKEDNSVPYQSVESLANKFSDRNNFAFKIISGLDHSFTDKSGKNKLKEVIERIILPWLKK, from the coding sequence ATGAAAAGACTTGTACTATTTGGATTGTTGATTTCAATTGTTTTAATGGTAATTTTTTGCAGCACAGGTAATGTAAGCTCAACAATGGAGAAAGGGGATATAAGTAATTCCAGGGGAGAACACCTGGAATATTATTTAGGGAAAAAGTCAGATAAGGAACTAAGTAATAAGCTTTTAGTTATGATTCAAGGGTCAGGCAGAGAATCAATAAGAGAAAGTTTTGGTATGGGTGCTGAAGGGGCAACTCTGGGTTATGATGTTCTGTATATGGAAAAATATGCTTTTGATAATGAAGAGATGTATAATAAAACAAATTGTAGAGAAAGAAGAATTGGAGACATTGAACTAGTTATAAATCATGTTATTAATAATGTATATGATAATAATCTAAAAGAAGTCCTTATCTTGGCAAATAGTGAAGGTGGTTCAATAGCACCTGAGATTGCATATGATATAGAAGGAGTCACTCATATGATAATCATGGGGGCAGGTGGTTATTCTCAAGCCAAAGAATTTGAAACTTTAGTTAATAAAGAAATTAATGATGATCAAGAAAGAACTTTTGGAAAAGCTGGAATAAAAGATTTACAAGAGCTAAATGCAAAATTCAGAGAAATTACTAGTAATCCAACTTATGATAAATTCTGGTTAGGTCATACATATAAGTACTGGAATACTTTTTTAAATTATAAACCAGATATATATTTAGATAAACTGGATATACCTGTATTATATATAATAGGAAAAGAAGATAATAGTGTACCTTATCAGTCGGTTGAATCTCTAGCAAATAAATTTTCGGATAGGAATAATTTTGCTTTCAAAATCATTTCAGGGCTTGATCATAGTTTTACTGATAAATCTGGAAAAAACAAATTAAAAGAAGTAATAGAAAGAATAATTTTACCATGGCTTAAGAAATAA
- a CDS encoding sensor histidine kinase has translation MNLSFLNKQKSDGKKSIRARITLIFILVIMIMTIAFFFFMMRKDMISNVYQQDMDTNLKLNQLSLELNNNSRIFNLYFQTRDQEDLNNYIESRNMIRELVVELKDNVAVDKDSRIFYRTLSNMLVYHDELVNEIFTNKISNAETYQILTDLRTLYSYMNSHAQKLIISYQDYSSSKYMDLLEEYQAMERRIYILTILISIICLFFALVLSNDILITIDRLSASARSLSAGHWEVRDIKENKYRELNIMGQTFNLMKHNINKFIKELKQKSELENKLNKEKLASVEKDRLIKETQLMNLQMQIDPHFLFNTLTTVARIALFEKARKTERLIVAISRILRYNLDNKGKMVEISQDLEVLQAYLSIQQIRFQSQMKFNIQIEGNIAGILAPPMILQPIVENAIIHGLADIDENGKIDIKVIKKEKYLEFKIIDNGKGIDSEYLKNIFQKKGGNRGRSTTGLGLANVKKRLELHYGEELISINSVLGQGTEVIIQIPLRKGGDIDDKINDC, from the coding sequence ATGAATTTATCCTTTTTAAACAAACAAAAAAGTGATGGGAAAAAATCTATTCGGGCCAGGATCACCCTTATATTTATTTTAGTGATTATGATTATGACTATAGCCTTCTTTTTTTTCATGATGAGAAAAGATATGATCAGTAATGTATATCAGCAAGATATGGATACAAACCTTAAGCTGAATCAATTATCCCTGGAATTAAATAATAACTCCAGGATATTTAATTTGTATTTTCAGACCAGGGATCAGGAAGATTTAAATAATTATATTGAGTCAAGAAATATGATAAGAGAATTAGTGGTTGAGTTAAAGGATAATGTAGCTGTAGATAAAGACAGTCGTATTTTTTACAGGACACTCTCTAATATGCTGGTTTATCATGATGAATTAGTTAACGAAATATTTACTAATAAAATATCAAATGCTGAGACTTATCAAATTTTAACTGATCTTAGAACCCTTTATTCATATATGAATAGTCATGCCCAAAAATTAATCATTTCCTATCAGGACTACAGCAGTAGTAAATATATGGATTTATTAGAGGAATATCAAGCTATGGAGCGACGAATATATATTTTAACTATTCTGATCAGTATTATCTGTCTTTTTTTTGCTCTGGTTCTTTCTAATGATATTTTAATAACAATAGATAGGCTTTCAGCCTCTGCCCGCTCTTTATCAGCAGGCCACTGGGAGGTTCGCGATATAAAAGAAAATAAATACCGTGAATTGAATATTATGGGTCAGACTTTTAATTTAATGAAACATAATATCAATAAATTTATCAAGGAGCTGAAGCAAAAATCTGAACTGGAAAATAAATTAAACAAAGAAAAACTTGCCAGTGTTGAAAAAGATAGATTAATTAAAGAGACCCAGTTAATGAATTTGCAGATGCAGATAGACCCTCATTTTCTTTTTAATACGTTAACTACAGTTGCCAGAATAGCTTTATTTGAAAAGGCAAGAAAAACAGAAAGACTAATTGTTGCTATTTCCAGAATTTTAAGATATAACCTTGATAATAAGGGAAAAATGGTAGAAATATCTCAGGATTTGGAGGTACTGCAGGCATATTTATCAATCCAGCAAATTCGTTTTCAATCACAGATGAAGTTTAATATCCAAATAGAAGGAAATATTGCGGGTATATTGGCCCCGCCCATGATACTGCAACCAATTGTAGAAAATGCCATAATTCATGGACTGGCAGATATAGATGAAAATGGGAAAATAGATATTAAAGTTATTAAAAAAGAAAAATATCTAGAATTTAAAATAATAGATAATGGAAAAGGTATTGATTCAGAATACCTTAAAAATATTTTTCAAAAAAAGGGTGGTAACAGGGGAAGATCAACAACAGGTCTGGGGCTGGCAAATGTGAAAAAACGTCTTGAATTGCATTATGGAGAAGAGTTAATCAGCATAAATAGTGTTTTAGGTCAAGGAACAGAAGTTATAATCCAAATTCCACTGAGAAAGGGGGGGGATATAGATGATAAAATTAATGATTGCTGA
- a CDS encoding SDR family NAD(P)-dependent oxidoreductase, producing MGLLIAELEYEKEKRTIDVNVSGFSVMINVAYRYFCKKGRGHIVGISSVASIRGGQDAPAYNASKACFS from the coding sequence GTGGGTTTATTAATTGCTGAACTTGAATATGAAAAAGAAAAAAGGACAATTGATGTAAATGTTTCAGGCTTTAGTGTAATGATAAATGTTGCATATAGATACTTTTGCAAAAAAGGGAGGGGACATATAGTAGGGATTTCATCAGTTGCTTCTATTAGAGGTGGGCAAGATGCACCTGCTTATAATGCATCAAAGGCATGTTTCTCCTGA
- a CDS encoding methyl-accepting chemotaxis protein, whose product MKKLSHRIILSVLLLIIITCSVIAYISINQASSNIGDEASKKMEKEAAMYANEFSLQLNTVGSKVSTLGSIIEETIDLNNLYNENYVISYKKQIAPIIKNIAESSEGVNGVYIFFNPEVVGSESAHDIYYYDEKANGKFKRVKEKDIEEYDESSEEMDWFYAPYREGKPCWTEPFYYEHIDDTVISYVKAVVINGEFIGVIGMDFSFNDIQNTINAVKSYQTGFAYLMNEKTEFIVHPEYDNTESLYSLGLTGAAEEIQGNNSGIFINKDQGKELYNSYAKLSNGWIMVIAAPRSEVFAKISSLRNFILIITIIILIISAIIMYLLGNSIARPINELARIIDKLSNYDLSFEQNSKAIKYLKRKDEIGQISNALSVMQKNFIELIQSIKDVSNQVAASSEELSASGEQVGETAEQVGAAIQNVASGAEEQSAQVEETISNIEDMIEQIEQIDVNSNTMINSAGNVMEQIGVGNKAVKKSILQINEVSSDTREVAHIIQNLGNISDEIGGIIEIINGIANQTNLLALNAAIEAARAGEAGRGFSVVADEIRELAEDSTESTEKIAGLIKQIQGSVKEAVGKMDENIRTVNNSVNSIEDNGKIFNSISELSNKLMDMINGVKRDASDLAVRSDQVIAAINNVAAVSQEAAGNSEEVAASSEEQVAATEEIVAGTKSLADMADELANQVNKFKI is encoded by the coding sequence ATGAAAAAACTTAGTCATAGGATTATCTTATCAGTTTTATTGTTAATTATTATTACATGTTCAGTAATTGCTTATATAAGTATAAATCAGGCCTCCAGTAATATTGGAGATGAGGCTAGCAAAAAAATGGAAAAAGAAGCAGCTATGTATGCCAACGAATTTAGTTTACAGTTAAATACTGTGGGAAGTAAAGTTAGTACACTAGGTTCAATAATAGAAGAAACTATAGATTTAAATAATCTTTATAATGAGAATTATGTTATTTCATACAAAAAACAGATAGCTCCGATAATAAAAAATATAGCTGAATCCAGTGAAGGTGTTAATGGGGTATATATCTTTTTTAACCCTGAAGTTGTTGGTTCAGAGTCAGCACATGACATTTATTATTATGATGAAAAAGCTAATGGAAAATTTAAGCGAGTAAAGGAAAAGGATATAGAGGAATATGATGAGAGTTCTGAAGAAATGGATTGGTTTTATGCCCCATATAGAGAGGGTAAACCGTGTTGGACAGAACCGTTCTATTATGAACATATCGATGATACTGTAATTTCTTATGTGAAAGCAGTAGTGATAAATGGGGAATTTATAGGTGTTATAGGTATGGATTTTAGTTTTAATGACATACAAAATACAATAAATGCGGTCAAGTCATATCAGACAGGATTTGCTTACTTAATGAACGAAAAAACAGAGTTTATAGTACATCCTGAATATGATAATACAGAATCACTCTACAGTCTGGGCTTGACAGGAGCGGCTGAAGAGATACAGGGAAATAATAGTGGTATATTTATTAATAAAGATCAGGGGAAAGAGCTGTACAATAGTTATGCAAAACTAAGTAATGGTTGGATAATGGTAATAGCTGCCCCGCGGAGTGAAGTTTTCGCAAAAATTAGTTCCCTAAGGAATTTTATCTTAATTATAACTATTATTATATTAATAATATCTGCTATTATAATGTATCTTCTAGGTAATAGTATTGCCAGGCCTATAAATGAACTGGCCAGGATTATTGATAAATTATCTAATTATGACCTATCCTTTGAACAGAATAGTAAGGCTATTAAGTATTTAAAGAGAAAAGATGAAATTGGGCAGATTAGTAATGCGTTGTCTGTTATGCAGAAAAATTTTATTGAACTGATACAGTCAATAAAGGATGTTTCCAACCAAGTAGCTGCTTCGAGTGAAGAGCTATCTGCCAGCGGTGAACAGGTTGGGGAAACAGCTGAACAGGTCGGTGCTGCAATTCAGAATGTGGCTTCAGGTGCTGAAGAACAATCAGCTCAGGTAGAAGAAACTATCAGTAATATTGAAGACATGATAGAACAAATTGAACAAATAGATGTTAATAGTAATACTATGATTAATTCAGCGGGAAATGTTATGGAACAAATTGGAGTAGGTAACAAAGCAGTAAAAAAATCTATTTTACAAATTAATGAAGTTAGTAGTGATACCAGGGAGGTTGCTCATATTATACAAAATTTGGGAAATATCTCTGATGAAATAGGTGGTATTATTGAAATTATTAATGGTATAGCAAATCAAACTAACCTTCTTGCCTTAAATGCTGCAATTGAAGCTGCCCGTGCAGGGGAAGCTGGAAGGGGATTTAGTGTAGTGGCCGATGAGATTAGAGAACTGGCTGAAGATTCAACTGAATCAACTGAGAAAATAGCTGGCTTGATAAAACAGATTCAAGGGAGTGTGAAAGAGGCAGTTGGTAAAATGGATGAAAACATAAGAACTGTTAATAATAGTGTTAATTCCATTGAAGATAACGGGAAGATATTTAATAGTATAAGTGAGCTGTCAAATAAACTTATGGATATGATTAATGGGGTTAAAAGAGATGCCAGTGACCTGGCAGTAAGGAGTGATCAAGTAATAGCAGCTATAAATAATGTTGCTGCAGTAAGCCAGGAAGCAGCGGGCAATTCTGAAGAAGTAGCTGCATCAAGTGAAGAACAGGTTGCAGCAACAGAAGAGATAGTGGCAGGTACTAAGTCATTGGCTGATATGGCTGATGAGTTGGCAAATCAGGTAAATAAATTTAAAATATAG
- a CDS encoding SDR family NAD(P)-dependent oxidoreductase, with the protein MKKAIIIGASSGIGRELAKVLSHNNYLLGLVSRRTELLKEIQQRLPGKSYIKRIDISSLNSRDYLEELISEMSGVDLIIISAGCGFINC; encoded by the coding sequence ATGAAAAAAGCTATTATAATTGGCGCTTCTTCAGGGATAGGGAGAGAATTAGCTAAAGTCTTATCGCACAATAATTATCTTCTTGGCTTAGTTAGTAGAAGGACAGAATTATTAAAAGAAATTCAACAGAGATTACCTGGAAAATCGTATATTAAAAGAATTGATATTTCTTCTTTGAATAGCAGGGATTATTTAGAAGAGCTGATTAGCGAAATGAGTGGGGTAGATTTAATAATCATTAGTGCTGGTTGTGGGTTTATTAATTGCTGA